Proteins found in one Arachis stenosperma cultivar V10309 chromosome 8, arast.V10309.gnm1.PFL2, whole genome shotgun sequence genomic segment:
- the LOC130945598 gene encoding uncharacterized protein LOC130945598 — protein sequence MASSNTPSETPTSQEQGSTPDPSIGTQKNSNRGKTDPAWGHCKQVLDKEKTALVCIYCEKLIRGGGINRVKHHLAGKGGDIEACRKVPAVVRHQFNQNIEDLRTKKRKTQEEYAESYGACDDVEREFDEIEPTPGAQPSIKSVLQSKEIVEKCDIAIARWMMDASVPFNAVNSAYYQPMIDAIANMGAGYKGPNYQRVRGYLLSKLVEDVKKMIEGYRVIWKQTGCTIMADGWTDRCRRTLINFLVYCPKGTVFLKSVDASHISKTAEALFKLLRNVVLFVGPENVVHVVTDNAANYVAAGRLLESEFPRLYWSPCAAHCINLMLQDIGKFVEVTETVSQASMITKYIYNHCHPLYLMRQLTGGREILRPAPTRFATNFIALQSILAQKDALRAMVTSREWTSSAYSKEAKAKKFVDQVLDSKFWNQCTDIVKLTEPLVHVLRIVDSEDRAAMGFLYQAMYKAREDMVKRFQKRKRVVEPYLKILDSRWDLQLKRNLHAAGYWLNPAFRFNYAEFDKHKDTISGLLDVIERYAYGDADLITKLTSEKRIFKNAEGDFGRQSAIRERSTVMPDQWWESYGCGAPNLQKLAIRVLSQTCSSSGCDRNWSIFEHIHSKKRNRLEHQKLNDLVYVHYNLRLQQRNRMRKQSYDPICLDAFEDHSEWIMEDSPPVLTPEEVDALRNDLANMSLQSTLDDLDELNLEDDRDDGEANNTSVENANQNETNQDVAPDLLDEERFPDFEVTPWI from the exons ATGGCTTCATCAAATACACCATCAGAAACACCAACTTCTCAGGAACAAGGATCAACTCCTGATCCTTCAATTGGAACCCAAAAAAATAGTAACAGAGGAAAAACTGATCCTGCATGGGGCCATTGTAAACAAGTTTTGGATAAAGAAAAAACTGCTTTGGTATGTATTTATTGCGAGAAGCTTATTAGAGGTGGAGGAATTAACCGGGTTAAGCATCATTTGGCTGGAAAAGGCGGAGATATTGAGGCATGTCGAAAGGTGCCAGCTGTGGTGAGACACCAATTCAATCAAAACATTGAAGATCTTCGaaccaagaaaaggaaaactcAAGAAGAATATGCAGAAAGTTATGGTGCTTGTGATGACGTTGAAAGGGAATTTGATGAGATTGAAC CAACACCTGGAGCTCAACCAAGTATTAAAAGTGTTCTCCAAAGCAAAGAAATTGTGGAGAAGTGTGATATTGCTATTGCAAGATGGATGATGGATGCCTCTGTGCCATTCAATGCGGTTAATTCAGCTTATTATCAGCCGATGATTGATGCTATTGCAAACATGGGTGCAGGGTATAAAGGGCCTAATTACCAAAGAGTTCGTGGATATTTGTTGAGTAAATTGGTTGAAGATGTAAAGAAGATGATTGAAGGTTATCGTGTGATTTGGAAACAAACTGGATGTACTATCATGGCTGATGGATGGACTGATCGTTGTAGACGtactttaattaatttcttaGTTTATTGCCCTAAAGGAACTGTTTTCCTAAAGTCAGTTGATGCTTCTCATATCTCGAAAACTGCTGAGGCTTTGTTTAAGTTGCTTAGGAATGTTGTGTTATTTGTTGGTCCTGAGAATGTTGTACATGTAGTGACGGATAATGCTGCAAATTACGTTGCTGCTGGAAGGTTGTTGGAATCGGAGTTTCCTAGATTGTATTGGTCTCCTTGTGCGGCACATTGTATTAATCTGATGTTGCAGGATATTGGGAAGTTTGTGGAAGTGACTGAAACTGTGTCACAAGCTTCAATGATTACGAAATATATCTATAATCACTGCCATCCTTTGTACTTGATGAGGCAGCTCACAGGCGGCCGAGAAATACTTCGTCCAGCTCCAACTCGATTCGCCACTAATTTCATTGCTTTGCAAAGTATTTTGGCTCAAAAGGATGCATTGAGAGCTATGGTGACATCTAGAGAATGGACAAGTTCAGCTTACTCTAAAGAAGCCAAAGCAAAAAAGTTTGTGGATCAAGTCTTAGATTCTAAATTTTGGAATCAATGCACTGATATTGTTAAGCTTACGGAGCCACTTGTTCATGTATTGCGTATTGTGGATAGTGAAGATAGAGCTGCAATGGGTTTCCTTTATCAAGCTATGTATAAGGCTAGGGAAGACATGGTGAAGAGgtttcaaaaaagaaagagggTTGTTGAACCTTATTTGAAGATTTTAGATTCACGTTGGGATTTACAACTTAAAAGAAACCTTCATGCTGCTGGTTATTGGTTAAATCCAGCTTTTCGatttaattatgcagaatttGACAAGCACAAAGACACAATTTCTGGCCTACTAGATGTGATTGAGAGGTATGCTTACGGTGATGCTGATTTGATTACTAAATTGACAAGTGAGAAGAGAATATTTAAGAATGCTGAAGGAGACTTTGGGAGACAGTCTGCAATACGTGAGCGAAGCACTGTGATGCCTG ATCAATGGTGGGAATCTTATGGATGTGGAGCACCAAACCTGCAAAAGTTAGCAATTCGTGTTTTGAGTCAAACTTGCAGTTCTTCAGGTTGTGATCGTAACTGGAGCATTTTCGAACACATTCACTCAAAGAAAAGGAATCGGTTAGAGCATCAAAAGCTTAATGATCTTGTTTATGTTCATTACAACTTAAGGCTACAACAAAG GAACCGAATGAGAAAGCAAAGTTATGATCCAATTTGTCTTGATGCATTTGAGGATCATTCAGAATGGATAATGGAAGATTCACCACCAGTTTTAACTCCTGAAGAAGTTGATGCTTTACGGAATGATCTTGCAAATATGTCTCTTCAATCAACTTTAGATGATTTGG ATGAATTGAATCTGGAAGATGATCGAGATGATGGTGAAGCTAATAATACTTCTGTGGAAAATGCAAATCAGAATGAAACCAATCAGGATGTAGCTCCAGATTTGTTAGATGAAGAAAGATTTCCAGACTTTGAAGTTACTCCTTGGATATAA